The genomic segment TCGTATGTATTGGCTGCCGTATTATTTGTAAAATATGCGCTATATATCGGGGAAGTCTGAAGGTTTGCCGTTGTTGGTCCGTCTGGAATGTTTTTGTATTCCTCGACAAGCTCTCTGAAATTGGTTTTAAGTATAGCGCGTACAATAAATTTGAACTCATAATACCGTCCTTCTACGGTCTCATTATATGACCAGGTATGCTCGCTTAATGTCTCGTTTCTCTCAATACCAGTGGGAGTGAGATAATTAATTGTTATGTCGTAGAAGCGAAGCATGTCTCCACTGATTGAGACAGTGTATTTTACCGTTGTACGCTCGGGTAATTCTATTTTGTCATCGTCTCCACAAGCCGTGAAGGTGACCGTTGCCAAAGCGGCAACCATGAGCAATGTCATCAATTTAATACATTTCATTTTCATCGTTTTTTGTTTTATTTGTTATTATATCAACTCATTGTTTGTCGAAAAATTGTCCCACGCCTCACAAAAATCAGACATTCGTTCGAATACGAGGTCTGCATGCTCATCTGTGAGCATCTGTTCGGGAAGTGGTCCTGTGTTCACGGCAACGGTGAATATGCCTGCTGCCACTGCCGCCCGCACCCCCAAAGGCGCATTTTCCACGACAATTGTTTCCGTAGCTGCGGCTCCCACTTTTTCAAGTCCTTTCAGGTAAGGGTCAGGTTCTGGCTTTCCGCGTGTCACGTCATAACTCGTAACGATAAATGGAGATTCGATAAGTCCTTCAAAATCACGACATAGGCGTTGGATGAGCGGGCGCTGTCCGCTTCCTGTCACTACGCCGATGCGCATTCCGTCGGCTTTCATCTTCCGCATGAGTTCTTCCACACTTTCCATTTTGAGCGGGTCGCCGTATGAAGCAAAATGCTTTGCTTTCTCCTGATACATCCTTTCCGCCTCGTCTTCAGTAATCTCTCGGTGCAGTTGTTCGCGTGCCTTTATCTGGCAGATTTCCACTCCGCGCATTCCTTCCACACGGAATGCTTCGTATTCGGGCATGTCAATGCCAAACTTCTGCATCGCTTCGTGCCAGGCTCGTGCATGTCTGGGCATGGAGTCATAGAGAACGCCGTCCATGTCGAACAGCACTGCCCGTGGGCGGAATGCTTTCAGACCGTTGCGCTCGGTATATTGCCGGATGGCTTGTTTGATTCTTTCGTTCATTCTTCGGTCAGGCGTTTTCTGATGGCAGCTGATGCTTCTTCGTAGCCGGGTTTGTTGAGCAAGGCAAACATGTTTTTCTTATATGCCTCCACGCCTGGCTGATCGAACGGGTTGACACCGAGCACGAGCCCACTGATGGCGCATGCCACTTCAAAGAAGTAGAGCAGCTGCCCGATATAATAGGGGTTCAGTTCTGGCAGTGTGATGCGGATGTTTGGAACTCCGCCGTCCACATGTGCGAGGCGTGTGCCCAGTTCTGCCATCTTGTTCACTTCGTCAATCCGCTTTCCGGCAAGGAAGTTCAGTCCGTCGAGATTTTCCTCATCGTAGGGGAAAGACAGTTCCTTGTTTGGTTGCTCAATGCTGAGCACGGTTTCGAAGATAGTGCGCTCGCCATCTTGTATCCATTGTCCCATGGAGTGGAGGTCGGTGGTGAAGTCGCAGGCAGCAGGGAAGATTCCTTTGCCGCCTTTTCCTTCGCTTTCCCCATAGAGTTGTTTCCACCATTCGGCGATGAAATGGAGTTTGGGGTGGTAGTTCACCATGATTTCAATCTTCTTTCCGTTGCGATAGAGTGCATTGCGGACGGCAGCATATTGTGCCGCGATGTTGTCCGTGAACGGCACGTCAGCTCCGCAGGCTTTCTCCATGTCGGCAGCCCCTTTGATGAGTTGTCGGATGTCGAATCCCGCAACGGCGATGGGAAGTAGTCCGACCGGTGTGAGAACGGAAAAGCGTCCGCCGACATTGTCGGGGATGACGAATGTCTTGTAGCCCTCTTTCTCGGCAGCGGCACGTGCAGCTCCTTTTACTGCGTCGGTGATGGCAACGATGACGCGTTTCGCATTTTCTTTCCCGAGTTGTTGTTCACATTGTTTCTTCAATAGGCGGAAAGTCAGCGCTGTTTCGGTTGTCGTTCCGCTTTTCGAGATGTTGATGACACCGAAGCGCTTGTCTTTCAGGTAATGGCAGAGTTCGGAGAGATAGTCCTCGCTGATGTTGTTTCCAGCAAACAACACTTGCGGGGAGTTTTCTTCTTTGCAGCATGCGGGGAACACATTTGCCAGTGCTTCAATCACAGCCCGTGCTCCGAGATAGCTTCCGCCGATGCCAGCCACGACTACTGCTTCGCATTCCTTGCGCAGCACGTCTGCCGTGGTTTGTATGTCGTTGAGGAACTCTTCGGTTGTCGTGGAAGGCAGGTGCAACCAGCCAAGGAAGTCGTTGCCTGAGCAAGTGCCTTTCTCAAGAGCAGTCTGTACCTCTTTTATTGTTTGTTCGAAAGCTTTTACTGTGCCATTCTCAAGGAAACAGTCTGCTTTTCTGATGTCAAGGCTAATATTTTTCATTTGCTTAAAGGCTATTTGTTTTGTCAATGAAGTCGAGGATGAGCTCAACGGCATTGTCTTCCGTCAGGTCTTCCATGTTGATGACAAGGTCGTAGTTGCGTGCATCGTAACGCGATGTGTTCGTGTTCCTTTTGATATAGTTCTCACGCCATGTGTCCACTTCTTGTATGGATTTGATGGACTCTTCGCGCGTCTTGTTGTATTTTGTCATCAGGCGGTTGATGCGATATTCCATGGGTGCCTGGATGAGGATGCTGATGTGGTTGGGATGGTCGCGGAAGATGAAGAATCCGCTTCTTCCGGCGATGACGCACGATTCTTTTTCCCCAATCTCTTTAAGAATCTGTGATTCTGTTCGGAATATTTCGCCGCTTGTGATTTCTTCAGGCTCTTTGTAATAGTGTTCTTTGGCGGCATTGTAGAAAGGCTGTATTCCGCGCACGATGTCATTCCACCACGACACCTTCTTTCCTTTCAGTTTTTCAATCTCTTCAATAGTAAGATTGTATTTGTCTCTCAGTGCCTTTACGAGTGCCTTGTCGAAGAAAGGCACATTAAGTGTCTTCGCGAGTTTTTCACCAATGGAACGACCGCCCGAACCCAGTTCGCGGTTGATGGTTATGATGAATTGTTCGTTTTTGTTCATAATATATATTATTGTTGGTTAATGTCTATCTGAAGCTGTCCGTCAGCAGTTTGATTTCTATTTGTGGGTTGATGCGCTCGTACAGGATGTTATATACTGCATCGAGGATGGGCATGTTGACGTGCATGTGTCGGTTGATTTCCTTCATACACTTGGTTCCGAAATAGCCTTCGGCAATCATTTCCATCTCGATTTGTGCGCTTTTCACGCTGTATCCTTTTCCAATCATCGTTCCGAAGGTGCGGTTTCGTGAGAAGTTGGAATATCCCGTGACCAGCAAGTCGCCCAGATATACGGAGTCTTCGATGCTCCGTTCGATGGGGTGTACGGACTTGAGGAATCTCGACATCTCCTGCACGGCGTTCGACATGAGCACCGACTGGAAGTTGTCGCCGTATTTCAGTCCGCTGCATATTCCTGCTGCAATGGCATAGACGTTTTTCAGCACCGATGAGTATTCTATTCCGACCACGTCGGTGCTGGTTTTTGTCTTGATGAAATTGCTGGACAGCACGTCGGTCAGTGCTTTTGCCTTCTCAACATCCGCGCATCCTACGGTCAGGTATGACAACCGTTCGAGAGCCACTTCCTCAGCATGCGAAGGACCTCCGATGCAGGCAAGCTGCTGGTAGGGCACGTCATACACCTGATGGAAATATTCTGAGCATACGAGATTCTCGTCGGGCACGATGCCCTTGATGGCTGTGACGATGAACTTGTCTCGTATGCGTGTCTTAAGTTTCTTCAGGTGATTTTTCAAATACGGCGATGGTGTGACGAAGATAAGTGTGTCATAACTCTTCACAATCTCGTTGATATCGCTCGAAAAGAAAATGTTCTCTATGTTGAAATGCACGCTGGTCAGATAGGCGGGGTTATGTCCCATGCGCTTGAAGTCCTCAATACGGTCGTCGCGGCGCATGTACCATCCGATGTGCTGCGTGTGACTGAGGACAATCTTGGCAATGGCAGTCGCCCAGCTTCCTCCTCCGATGATTGCTATTTTTCCGCAATCAAACATCTTTTCCTATTTGTTTACGTTGTCAATCCAATTCTGTACCTCATCGACGCTTGGCTTCTGCATGTCGAGTTTGTATTTCTTCACAACTTCCCCGATTTTCTGCTGAAGTCCTTGCGCTTTTTCGTCGCGGATGTCTTGTGTCAGATAGAATCCACATTTGTTCAGCACAGGAATCCATTCTTCACCGATGCCCAGCGTTTCCCATTCTTCTTTGGTGCTGCGTGGTGCTTTCTTTTCCGGTTTCATTTGTGGGAAGAAGAGCACCTCTTGTATGAAGGTCTTGCCCGTCATGAGCATCACCAGTCGGTCGATACCGATACCGATACCGCTCGTCGGCGGCATACCGTATTGCAGGGCGCGGAGGAAATCGTGGTCGATAATCATCGCCTCATCGTCGCCCTTGTCTGCCAGTTTCATCTGTTCCACGAACCGTTCTTCCTGGTCGATGGGGTCGTTCAGCTCCGAATAGGCGTTTGCCAGTTCTTTTCCGTTGACCATCAGTTCGAAACGCTCGGTCAGTCCTGGCTTTGAGCGGTGCATCTTCGTCAGCGGCGACATCTCCACGGGATAGTCGATGATGAACGTAGGTTGTATGTAGGTGCCTTCGCAAAATTCTCCGAACAGTTCGTCGATAAGTTTTCCCTTGCCCATGGTCTCATCTACCTCCAACCCTTTCTCCTTGCAGAATGCGCGTATTTCGTCCTCGCTCTTTCCGTTGCAGTCGAAACCGGTTTTTTCTTCGATAGCTTCGAGGATAGGCAGTCGGCGGTAGGGTGCTTTGAACGAGATGATTTGTCCGTCCACTTCACGCTCCGTCGTGCCGTTCACGGCGATACAGATAGTCTCAAGGAGTTTCTCGGTGAACGCCATCATCCAGTTATAATCCTTGTATTGCACGTAGAGTTCCATGCAGGTGAACTCCGGATTGTGGTTGCGGTCCATGCCTTCGTTGCGGAAGTTCTTTCCGATTTCATAGACACCTTCGAAACCGCCCACGATGAGTCGTTTCAGATACAGCTCTGTGGCGATGCGCATATACATATCTTGGTCAAGCGCATTGAAGTGGGTGATGAACGGGCGCGCTGTGGCTCCGCCGGCGATGGATTGCAGGGTAGGGGTCTCCACTTCCGTGTATCCTGCCTCGTCGAGCACGCGACGCATGGTGCGGATAACCGTTGCGCGCTGCAGGAAAGTCTCCTTGACACCCTCGTTGACTACCAAATCGACGTAGCGCTGGCGGTAGCGCAGCTCGGGGTCGTCGAACTTATCGTACGCCACACCGTCTTTATATTTCACGATGGGCAGCGGCTTGAGGCTCTTCGACAGCACGGTCAGTTCCTTGGCATGCACGGAGATTTCTCCCGTTTGTGTGCGGAAGACAAAGCCTTTCACACCGATGAAGTCACCGATGTCCAACAGGCGTTTGAACACCGTGTTATAGAGCTCCTTGTCTTCGCCGGGACAGAGGTCGTCACGGGTGATATATACCTGTATTCTGCCTTTCGAATCTTGCAGTTCGGCGAAGGATGCCTTACCCATCACGCGGCGTCCCATCATGCGTCCGGCGATGCAGACCTCACGTTGGGGCTCCTCGTCCTTGAATTGTTCCTTTATGTCGGTGGAGAACGCATTCGTGGGATATTCCGCTGCGGGGTAGGGATTGATGCCCATCTTTTTCAACTCCTGCAGGCTTTCCCTGCGTCCAATCTCTTGTTCACTCAGTTCTAAAATGTTCATATCGTATATGATTTCGTAATGTTTATTGCGTGCAAAGGTAATGCAAATCGAACGCAGAACAAAATAAATCTATTTATTTTTTTATGCTGAGATGCAGTTTACCTTCTGCAAAGTTACGAAAAAAAAAGAAGTTCTTTCCGTTTTTCAAATAAAAACTTTGTAGGTTGGGAAAATGTGCCTAACTTTGCAGAAAATATTTCAGATATGAATGTAGATAGAATACGGGAGATAATCAACCGTCAGCCGAACCTTTCGACGGCATTGGGCATGGAATTTATCTCCACTCCCGACGAGGATATGTGCATGGCAACGATGAGGGTGGATGAGCGCAACCGCCAGCCTTTCGGCTTCTTGAGTGGCGGTGCGTCGCTGGCATTGGCAGAAAACCTTGCAGGTGTCGGCTCGTCAGCACTCTGTGAAGGCAAAATCTGTGTGGGTATCAGCGTCAGCGGCAGCCATGTGAAGGCAGTTGCCGAGGGTGACACGGTGACCGCCGTGGCACACCTCGTGCAGAAAGGACGCTCGCTGCATGTGTGGACGGTAGATATCACCGACTCAGCGGGCGACCTGATTTCCACCGTTCACGTGACAAACTATATCATCTCTCCGAAGAATAAATAGGGGAGTTTTCGCTTGCTTTTCAAAAATAAATATTATCTTTGCGCAAAAAGAAAATTTTTTCTGATGAATAAAATACGTTATATCAATATGTGTATTGTCGAGTTTGGAAAGAAATTCAAAATGTCTTCGGCAATGGCTTTCAATTATCTGAAAACTTATCGGGGATTGGAATTCCTTGATAAATGCTACGATGCGGAACATTTACTCTCCCTTGAAAATACACTTAGCGACTTGAAAACGTATTGTAAGCGACATGGAGGGACTGTTGAATGAAACTATATCATGGCACAAATACGGACTTCCAGACGATAGAATTATCCAAATGCCGCCCGAATAAAGATTTCGGAAAAGGTTTTTATTTGACTGACATTCGCTCGCAAGCGCAAGCAATGGCTGTCCGGAGATGTGAATTTGAAGGTAAGGGGAATCCCATTGTACAGGTTTATGAGTTTGATGAGACTTTCTTAAAAAGTCAAGAGATGAGCGTAAAGGTTTTTGAACAAGTCTGCGAAGAATGGGCACTGTTCATCCTGCAAAACCGAAAAGCAGGTAAGAAGCCTGTACATCAATACGATATTGTCGTAGGACCAGTTGCCGATGACGGCGTTGTCTATCAACTGAATCTTTACATGCAACGGCTGATAACGATGGATACACTCGTGAAAGAGCTTTCTTATAAGAAAATCAACCGCCAATATTATTTCGGAACGGAGCATGCCATACAACAATTGAAAAGGATATGAGACTGACTAAGAAACAACAGCAATTTATTATTAACAGCGATGTGGAAGAAATTGTTTTGCTTTTGCAAAAAGAGTATCATCTTTCGCTGATTGATGCTTTTGAAAAAGTGTACACATCTCAAATCTATGAAAAGCTGACGAATACCAAAACAGGACTCTACCTGCAAAGCCCCGCCTATATTTACGACTATCTGAAGGAAGAAATAGCGTGAGAGGAAAAAGCAAATGACCACTCAAGTGTTGTATAGATTGCCCGGAAAGAAGGAGTATGTACGGCTCGGGAGGGGCGAAACGGAACCTGAGGCGTTGTCCTGTTGTCGTGATTTGGACGGCAGGCGAGGCTTTGTCTTTGCGCCTTTCGCGTCGGATAAAGACACGCCGATTCTGATGTTCGATGCCGATGATGCGGAAACTTGTGCGTTGCCTGAGGTGGAACGGCAGGAGTTCCATTTGCAAAGAATACTCTCCATTGACGAGGAACGGGCATCGTATGCTGTTGATTTTGAACGTTTTCACGGGCGTTTGCTGACAAATGATTTCCAGAAACTGGTGCTCTCACGTAGCAGTGAGTGGATTGTGACAGGCGAGGTGGCGCCGGAATGCCTGTTCTTCCGTGCTTGTCGTGCCTATCCGAATGCCTTTGTCGCACTTGTAAAAACGCCCGACCATGGCATCTGGCTTATGTCCACACCCGAAGTGTTGTTGCGGATGGAAGGGAAAGATGGCTATACGATGGCGCTGGCAGGAACGATTCTGGCTACGAAACAACCCGTGTGGACGGATAAGAATAGGGAGGAACAGCGACTTGTAGGCGATTATATAGCACGGACGATTGCTCCTTTTTCCGAAAAGACAAGCATCGGCGAGCCACAAACCGTCCGCGCTGCCAACGTCATGCACCTGCAGACCGACTTCCGTTTCACCATGAATGAGCGGATGGAAGTGGCGGAGTTGGTGGAACAACTGCATCCGACGCCCGCTGTCTGCGGCATTCCGAAAGCCGAAGCGCGGCAGTTTATTCTTGCCAACGAACATTCTCCACGCCTTTATTACAGCGGTTTCTGTGGGCTTTTCGATGCCAACAGCCAGACCTCTCTTTATGTTTCCCTGCGCTGCATGCAGATGCTTGGCAACAAAATTCGCCTATATGCCGGTGGCGGACTGCTCCGTGAGAGCGTGATGGAGAGCGAATGGCTGGAGACGGAAGCCAAAATGGAGGCAATGCGGCAGCTTTTTGAGAAATAAAAGTTCAACTTCAGAAAACCAAATTCACTGAATTTGCTCACCAATTTCACTGAATTTGGTCTTCAAATTCACTGAATTTGTTTTTTGATACATCAAGAAACGGGTTGCAGAAATTTTTGTTTTGAATGGTGAAAGTGTGGGAATTATTTGCTATTTTTGCAGGTGAAAGCAAATGGAGGGGAAGCCGATGTCGCCAGTCTCGTTTCCGATGTTGTTTCAATTCCTTTGCTGATTGATAGAAAATCAAGTATTTTTAAGAAGAACCTGCGATGTATTCGAACAAAGAAAATGTAAATATACTCACGGCATTGCTGGCAAAACACGGTGTCAGTCATGCCGTCGTGTGTCCCGGCAGTCGCAATGCACCCATCGTTCACAACCTGAACGCATGCCCTGATGTTGCGTGTTTTCCGGTCACCGACGAGCGGTCGGCGGGTTTTTATGCACTGGGAATGGCAGAGGCGACGTGCTCACCTGTTGCCGTTTGTGTCACTTCGGGCACGGCACTGCTCAATCTTTTGCCTGCCGTGGCAGAGGCATTCTATCGGAAACAGCCGCTGATAATCGTTTCTGCCGACCGTCCGCCGCAGTGGATTGACCAGCTCGACGGACAGACGCTGCCACAAACGGATGCCCTCGGACGCTTCGTGAAACGTGCCGTCACGCTGCCCGAGCCGCACAACGATGATGAACGGTGGTACTGCAACCGCCTGGTGAACGAGGCGCTGCTGGCAACAAAGCGGCACGGAGGCGGTCCGGTACACATCAATGTGCCAATCTCGGAACCGCTGTTCGAGTTCGAGACCGGAGAATTGCCCGACGAGCGCAGCATCAGTCTGATAGAGAAAGACGATGTACCCGCCGAGATGGCGTTCGAAGAATTCGTTTACGACTTCGAACAGGCAGAGCGTCCGATGGTCATTTTGGGACAAAGCGATGACGGCTCGCTCCTGCACGAGACCAGCAACCTGAATACCGTCAGCGCATGTGTGCCCGTTCTTCACGAAGCATTGAGCATCGGTGCGATGGGAATGGATGAGGCGCTGTATGTGATAGGCGACGACAGAAGTTACGAGCCCGACTTGTTGGTGTTTCTGGGAGGCGAGCTCGTGAGCAAGCGGGTGAAGCAGTTCATCCGCAATTCGGAAGCCGAAGTGTGGCATGTGAATGCCGACGGCGCGGTGAACGACGTGTTCAAGCGGCTGGCAGGGGTGATAGAAATAGGCTCGTTTGAACGTTTCTTGACGGAATGGGTCATCTCTTGTGGCTATTTTGATTACGAAAAACGCAAACAGGCTGATGCGCTAAAATTCGAGGAGAAGCAGGCTTTTTATGAGAAATGGCAAGCATTGCTCCACCAAGTCGCGACGAAAAAAGAGACTTTCATGCCTGGATATTCGCAGATGGCAGCAGTGAAACTGTTTGAAGAACGTATATGCGGAGCGAAAGCGGCTGTTC from the Prevotella sp. Rep29 genome contains:
- a CDS encoding HAD family phosphatase; this encodes MNERIKQAIRQYTERNGLKAFRPRAVLFDMDGVLYDSMPRHARAWHEAMQKFGIDMPEYEAFRVEGMRGVEICQIKAREQLHREITEDEAERMYQEKAKHFASYGDPLKMESVEELMRKMKADGMRIGVVTGSGQRPLIQRLCRDFEGLIESPFIVTSYDVTRGKPEPDPYLKGLEKVGAAATETIVVENAPLGVRAAVAAGIFTVAVNTGPLPEQMLTDEHADLVFERMSDFCEAWDNFSTNNELI
- a CDS encoding AAA family ATPase: MNKNEQFIITINRELGSGGRSIGEKLAKTLNVPFFDKALVKALRDKYNLTIEEIEKLKGKKVSWWNDIVRGIQPFYNAAKEHYYKEPEEITSGEIFRTESQILKEIGEKESCVIAGRSGFFIFRDHPNHISILIQAPMEYRINRLMTKYNKTREESIKSIQEVDTWRENYIKRNTNTSRYDARNYDLVINMEDLTEDNAVELILDFIDKTNSL
- a CDS encoding NAD(P)H-dependent glycerol-3-phosphate dehydrogenase, whose product is MFDCGKIAIIGGGSWATAIAKIVLSHTQHIGWYMRRDDRIEDFKRMGHNPAYLTSVHFNIENIFFSSDINEIVKSYDTLIFVTPSPYLKNHLKKLKTRIRDKFIVTAIKGIVPDENLVCSEYFHQVYDVPYQQLACIGGPSHAEEVALERLSYLTVGCADVEKAKALTDVLSSNFIKTKTSTDVVGIEYSSVLKNVYAIAAGICSGLKYGDNFQSVLMSNAVQEMSRFLKSVHPIERSIEDSVYLGDLLVTGYSNFSRNRTFGTMIGKGYSVKSAQIEMEMIAEGYFGTKCMKEINRHMHVNMPILDAVYNILYERINPQIEIKLLTDSFR
- the lysS gene encoding lysine--tRNA ligase, producing MNILELSEQEIGRRESLQELKKMGINPYPAAEYPTNAFSTDIKEQFKDEEPQREVCIAGRMMGRRVMGKASFAELQDSKGRIQVYITRDDLCPGEDKELYNTVFKRLLDIGDFIGVKGFVFRTQTGEISVHAKELTVLSKSLKPLPIVKYKDGVAYDKFDDPELRYRQRYVDLVVNEGVKETFLQRATVIRTMRRVLDEAGYTEVETPTLQSIAGGATARPFITHFNALDQDMYMRIATELYLKRLIVGGFEGVYEIGKNFRNEGMDRNHNPEFTCMELYVQYKDYNWMMAFTEKLLETICIAVNGTTEREVDGQIISFKAPYRRLPILEAIEEKTGFDCNGKSEDEIRAFCKEKGLEVDETMGKGKLIDELFGEFCEGTYIQPTFIIDYPVEMSPLTKMHRSKPGLTERFELMVNGKELANAYSELNDPIDQEERFVEQMKLADKGDDEAMIIDHDFLRALQYGMPPTSGIGIGIDRLVMLMTGKTFIQEVLFFPQMKPEKKAPRSTKEEWETLGIGEEWIPVLNKCGFYLTQDIRDEKAQGLQQKIGEVVKKYKLDMQKPSVDEVQNWIDNVNK
- a CDS encoding chorismate-binding protein; the protein is MTTQVLYRLPGKKEYVRLGRGETEPEALSCCRDLDGRRGFVFAPFASDKDTPILMFDADDAETCALPEVERQEFHLQRILSIDEERASYAVDFERFHGRLLTNDFQKLVLSRSSEWIVTGEVAPECLFFRACRAYPNAFVALVKTPDHGIWLMSTPEVLLRMEGKDGYTMALAGTILATKQPVWTDKNREEQRLVGDYIARTIAPFSEKTSIGEPQTVRAANVMHLQTDFRFTMNERMEVAELVEQLHPTPAVCGIPKAEARQFILANEHSPRLYYSGFCGLFDANSQTSLYVSLRCMQMLGNKIRLYAGGGLLRESVMESEWLETEAKMEAMRQLFEK
- the menD gene encoding 2-succinyl-5-enolpyruvyl-6-hydroxy-3-cyclohexene-1-carboxylic-acid synthase, whose protein sequence is MYSNKENVNILTALLAKHGVSHAVVCPGSRNAPIVHNLNACPDVACFPVTDERSAGFYALGMAEATCSPVAVCVTSGTALLNLLPAVAEAFYRKQPLIIVSADRPPQWIDQLDGQTLPQTDALGRFVKRAVTLPEPHNDDERWYCNRLVNEALLATKRHGGGPVHINVPISEPLFEFETGELPDERSISLIEKDDVPAEMAFEEFVYDFEQAERPMVILGQSDDGSLLHETSNLNTVSACVPVLHEALSIGAMGMDEALYVIGDDRSYEPDLLVFLGGELVSKRVKQFIRNSEAEVWHVNADGAVNDVFKRLAGVIEIGSFERFLTEWVISCGYFDYEKRKQADALKFEEKQAFYEKWQALLHQVATKKETFMPGYSQMAAVKLFEERICGAKAAVHYANSSAIRLANIYAAKPVCCNRGVNGIDGSLSTAAGFSVVSERKTFCVIGDLSFFYDQNALWNQNLRGNFRILLLNNGGGGIFRQLRGLEQSQARDRYIAASHQTSAAGICQQNDVYYRSVNNLSELADGIEWLLQRDSDRPMLLEVFTDSSEDDRIYKEYYKTMKI
- a CDS encoding DUF3990 domain-containing protein, which gives rise to MKLYHGTNTDFQTIELSKCRPNKDFGKGFYLTDIRSQAQAMAVRRCEFEGKGNPIVQVYEFDETFLKSQEMSVKVFEQVCEEWALFILQNRKAGKKPVHQYDIVVGPVADDGVVYQLNLYMQRLITMDTLVKELSYKKINRQYYFGTEHAIQQLKRI
- a CDS encoding PaaI family thioesterase yields the protein MNVDRIREIINRQPNLSTALGMEFISTPDEDMCMATMRVDERNRQPFGFLSGGASLALAENLAGVGSSALCEGKICVGISVSGSHVKAVAEGDTVTAVAHLVQKGRSLHVWTVDITDSAGDLISTVHVTNYIISPKNK
- a CDS encoding DUF3791 domain-containing protein: MCIVEFGKKFKMSSAMAFNYLKTYRGLEFLDKCYDAEHLLSLENTLSDLKTYCKRHGGTVE
- a CDS encoding glucose-6-phosphate isomerase — translated: MKNISLDIRKADCFLENGTVKAFEQTIKEVQTALEKGTCSGNDFLGWLHLPSTTTEEFLNDIQTTADVLRKECEAVVVAGIGGSYLGARAVIEALANVFPACCKEENSPQVLFAGNNISEDYLSELCHYLKDKRFGVINISKSGTTTETALTFRLLKKQCEQQLGKENAKRVIVAITDAVKGAARAAAEKEGYKTFVIPDNVGGRFSVLTPVGLLPIAVAGFDIRQLIKGAADMEKACGADVPFTDNIAAQYAAVRNALYRNGKKIEIMVNYHPKLHFIAEWWKQLYGESEGKGGKGIFPAACDFTTDLHSMGQWIQDGERTIFETVLSIEQPNKELSFPYDEENLDGLNFLAGKRIDEVNKMAELGTRLAHVDGGVPNIRITLPELNPYYIGQLLYFFEVACAISGLVLGVNPFDQPGVEAYKKNMFALLNKPGYEEASAAIRKRLTEE